One window of the Nocardia huaxiensis genome contains the following:
- a CDS encoding DUF2630 family protein, with amino-acid sequence MTDKDILATIKTLVDREHELRSKATSGALDPEAERRQLADLEVQLDQCWDLLRQRRARLDQGRDPEEAEVNSARQVEGYLQ; translated from the coding sequence ATGACCGACAAGGACATCCTCGCCACCATCAAAACCCTGGTGGACCGCGAACACGAACTCCGCTCGAAGGCCACCAGCGGCGCGCTCGACCCCGAGGCCGAACGCCGCCAGCTCGCCGATCTGGAAGTCCAGCTCGACCAGTGCTGGGATCTGCTGCGCCAGCGCCGCGCCCGCCTCGACCAGGGCCGCGATCCCGAGGAAGCCGAGGTCAACTCGGCCCGCCAGGTCGAGGGCTACCTGCAGTAG
- a CDS encoding Fpg/Nei family DNA glycosylase translates to MPELPEIVALEQFLVEHAVGAVVGRVDIAALSVLKTFDPPATALSGRDVTGVGHWGKHLGIDCDGLWLITHLSRAGWLRWIDEPSAAPPKPGKGPLALRVNLFTPDGSTPAFDLTEAGTKKRLAVWITKEPLQVPSIARLGPDALAVSEAEFGELLHGTSQRVKTALTDQGLIAGIGNAYSDEILHTAKLSPFASTRSLDADQTSRLYSAMRASLGDAIERSVGQDAARLKGEKRSGLQVHGRTGLPCPVCGDTVREVAYVDKSFQYCPTCQTGGKILADRRMSRLLK, encoded by the coding sequence ATGCCCGAGTTGCCGGAAATCGTGGCTCTCGAACAGTTCCTGGTCGAGCATGCCGTGGGAGCGGTGGTGGGGCGGGTCGATATTGCGGCGCTGAGCGTTCTGAAGACTTTCGATCCGCCGGCCACCGCGCTGTCCGGGCGGGATGTGACCGGGGTGGGGCACTGGGGGAAACATCTCGGGATCGACTGCGACGGGTTGTGGTTGATCACCCATCTGTCGCGGGCGGGATGGCTGCGGTGGATCGATGAACCCTCCGCCGCGCCGCCGAAACCGGGGAAAGGCCCGCTGGCCCTGCGGGTGAACCTGTTCACGCCGGACGGGTCCACCCCGGCCTTCGACCTCACCGAGGCGGGCACCAAGAAGCGGCTGGCGGTGTGGATCACCAAGGAACCGCTCCAGGTGCCCAGCATCGCGCGGCTCGGCCCCGACGCCCTGGCGGTGAGCGAGGCCGAGTTCGGTGAACTCCTGCACGGGACTTCGCAGCGGGTGAAGACCGCACTCACCGATCAGGGCCTGATCGCCGGGATCGGCAACGCCTACTCCGACGAAATCCTGCACACCGCCAAACTCTCGCCTTTCGCGAGCACCCGAAGCCTCGACGCCGACCAGACGTCGCGCCTGTACTCCGCCATGCGCGCCAGCCTCGGCGACGCCATCGAGCGATCGGTAGGCCAGGACGCGGCCCGCCTCAAGGGCGAGAAGCGATCCGGCCTACAGGTGCACGGCCGCACCGGCCTGCCCTGCCCGGTATGCGGCGACACCGTCCGTGAAGTCGCCTACGTGGACAAGTCCTTCCAGTACTGCCCGACCTGCCAGACCGGCGGCAAGATCCTCGCCGATCGCCGCATGTCGCGGCTGCTGAAATAG
- a CDS encoding carboxylesterase/lipase family protein: protein MVASTDIKTADGVVRGYRGRRVSRWRSIPYAAAPVGELRFRAPQPVQPWNGVRDATEFGFAAMQHRNGARIGPRRQQPTGEDCLTLNVTVPNDPAPGPRPVMVFIHGGGYVIGTSALGLYSGARLALRGDVVLVSINYRLGAFGYVDFSEYATPAHRFDSNLGLRDQVAALEWVQRNIAAFGGDPNNVTIFGESAGAHAVLALMCTPAAAGLFHRGISQSPPADWGTSLADAKVFARRCIDKLGVAPDAAAQALLTARPNDIRRAVDHAVGSVLREQPGLFPVAPLVDGDYLPQAPVDAFTSGSAHKLPLIIGTNRDEGTLFTRFDDTLPTTPDRIHWLLGQGDVAAESRVTAAYPGYPKPKVAVRIGGDFTFWRPALQVMAAHSRFAPTYAYRYDFAPRALHLAGFGATHASDLLPVFGAADSPFARALTAAGGQRGLRSVTRQFQENWLAFARTGAPLPSWPAYTEDQRATMIIDYPPRVDHDPEQAKRLAWQGVTLPALV, encoded by the coding sequence ATGGTGGCTTCTACAGATATCAAGACCGCTGACGGTGTCGTTCGTGGTTATCGGGGCCGCCGCGTTTCACGCTGGCGGTCCATTCCCTATGCGGCGGCGCCCGTGGGCGAGCTCCGTTTTCGCGCCCCACAGCCGGTGCAGCCGTGGAACGGCGTGCGCGATGCGACCGAATTCGGTTTCGCGGCAATGCAGCACCGCAATGGCGCGCGCATCGGCCCGCGCCGGCAGCAGCCGACCGGTGAGGACTGCCTGACCCTCAATGTCACCGTCCCCAATGACCCCGCGCCCGGCCCGCGCCCGGTCATGGTGTTCATCCACGGCGGCGGCTATGTGATCGGCACGTCCGCGCTCGGCCTGTATTCCGGTGCGCGACTTGCCCTTCGGGGCGACGTGGTGCTGGTGTCGATCAACTACCGGCTGGGCGCGTTCGGCTATGTGGACTTCAGTGAATACGCCACGCCCGCACACCGATTCGACTCCAACCTCGGCCTGCGCGATCAGGTGGCGGCCCTGGAGTGGGTGCAGCGCAATATCGCCGCGTTCGGCGGCGATCCGAACAATGTCACCATCTTCGGCGAATCCGCTGGGGCGCACGCGGTGCTGGCACTCATGTGCACACCCGCCGCCGCGGGGCTCTTCCATCGCGGCATCTCCCAGAGCCCGCCCGCCGACTGGGGCACCTCGCTCGCCGACGCGAAGGTCTTCGCCCGCCGCTGCATCGACAAGCTCGGCGTCGCACCCGACGCGGCGGCGCAAGCCCTGCTCACGGCCCGCCCCAACGACATTCGCCGCGCGGTCGATCATGCCGTCGGCTCGGTCCTGCGCGAACAGCCGGGCCTGTTCCCGGTCGCGCCCCTGGTGGACGGCGACTACCTCCCGCAGGCCCCGGTGGACGCCTTCACCAGTGGTTCCGCCCACAAGCTGCCCCTCATCATCGGCACCAACCGCGACGAGGGCACCCTGTTCACCCGCTTCGACGACACCCTGCCCACCACCCCCGACCGCATCCACTGGCTGCTCGGCCAGGGCGACGTCGCCGCCGAATCCCGGGTAACCGCAGCGTATCCCGGCTACCCCAAGCCCAAGGTGGCGGTCCGCATAGGCGGCGACTTCACCTTCTGGCGCCCCGCACTCCAGGTGATGGCGGCCCACAGCCGCTTCGCCCCCACCTACGCCTACCGCTACGACTTCGCCCCCCGCGCACTGCATCTCGCCGGTTTCGGCGCCACCCACGCCTCGGATCTGCTCCCCGTCTTCGGCGCAGCCGACTCCCCCTTCGCCCGCGCCCTCACCGCGGCCGGTGGCCAACGCGGATTACGCTCGGTAACAAGGCAATTCCAAGAGAACTGGCTGGCCTTCGCCCGCACCGGCGCTCCCCTCCCCTCCTGGCCCGCCTACACCGAGGACCAGCGCGCCACCATGATCATCGACTATCCGCCGCGCGTCGACCACGATCCCGAGCAGGCCAAACGCCTCGCCTGGCAAGGAGTGACCCTGCCCGCCCTGGTCTGA